Proteins from one Deinococcus terrestris genomic window:
- a CDS encoding DDE-type integrase/transposase/recombinase, with protein MRRKVRKKLNAGERVQKPSVPGPNQRWSMDFMSDQLASGQRFRVLNVVDDFTLENVGMHIGTSITGTDVVRLLDTVLAKRAQPAAIFTDNGVMLQEILPKSPAPLRGSGTLEGKYGEATEKLADGHQGADRP; from the coding sequence GTGCGACGCAAGGTCCGCAAGAAACTGAACGCTGGGGAGCGTGTCCAGAAACCCTCCGTTCCTGGACCCAATCAGCGGTGGAGCATGGACTTTATGTCCGACCAGCTCGCCTCGGGGCAGCGATTCCGGGTGTTGAACGTCGTGGACGACTTCACCCTCGAGAACGTGGGGATGCATATAGGCACGTCGATCACTGGCACCGACGTGGTGCGGCTCCTCGACACAGTGCTGGCTAAGCGCGCTCAGCCAGCCGCCATCTTCACGGACAACGGGGTAATGCTCCAGGAAATCCTTCCAAAATCACCCGCCCCCTTGCGAGGGTCGGGCACACTGGAGGGAAAGTATGGGGAAGCAACGGAAAAACTGGCCGACGGACACCAAGGAGCAGATCGTCCTG